Proteins found in one Methylobacter sp. S3L5C genomic segment:
- a CDS encoding energy transducer TonB, translating to MINNNVEEIVYKTIKKSTKRSGGILSLVAIVVLLLHVMGLIWLRQPADLPNESLAPVPFKLEVTLLGKDGLKSGVTPPSANSQPQLKAEPEPKIKPEPKPKSKPDSKPKPKKTATVKEKLPDLREIDQLIKSRSVKLVSRRVKTQPEQQTAQTVSSAMIMPPAGSASATDNFPVSDSRNPSPEYPEMAIFLGYQGTAIVRIKVSANGLSKGAEILRSSGHKLLDESATKALKKWRFTPSKQGDTPMADSVIISVIYVLYGNNR from the coding sequence TTGATAAATAATAACGTCGAAGAGATCGTTTACAAGACGATTAAAAAATCAACAAAACGCTCTGGCGGGATATTGTCGCTGGTAGCCATTGTGGTGCTACTGTTGCATGTTATGGGCTTAATATGGTTACGACAGCCAGCAGACTTGCCAAACGAATCCCTTGCCCCCGTGCCTTTTAAGCTGGAAGTTACCTTGCTTGGTAAAGACGGACTCAAATCCGGCGTTACGCCTCCATCTGCCAATTCTCAACCGCAACTCAAGGCCGAACCAGAGCCTAAAATAAAACCAGAGCCAAAGCCCAAATCAAAACCTGATTCAAAACCAAAACCCAAAAAAACCGCTACGGTAAAAGAAAAGTTGCCGGACTTACGGGAAATTGATCAGCTAATTAAATCCCGATCCGTCAAATTGGTTAGCAGACGTGTTAAAACGCAACCCGAGCAGCAAACAGCGCAGACAGTCTCCTCAGCGATGATTATGCCTCCCGCCGGTAGCGCCTCAGCCACGGACAACTTTCCGGTAAGCGATAGTCGTAATCCAAGTCCTGAATACCCGGAAATGGCCATATTTCTGGGCTATCAAGGCACTGCGATTGTTCGGATCAAGGTCTCTGCCAATGGGTTAAGCAAAGGTGCTGAAATTTTACGTAGCAGCGGTCATAAACTGCTGGACGAATCTGCCACCAAAGCCCTAAAAAAATGGCGCTTTACGCCCAGTAAACAAGGCGATACCCCCATGGCTGACTCAGTGATTATCTCGGTAATTTATGTTCTGTACGGCAATAATCGATAA
- the pstA gene encoding phosphate ABC transporter permease PstA → MIRLWFKSGAPWIWLNAAAVSICMIMVVGVLGLVVVRGVGHFWPSQVVQFSYQEEGKQPEIIIGEKVDSSVTPAKMALSTGHKMADDEETLIQYLIKTGNRDVTGSDFQWIEERNITAQSEPLDLMVIERQEWGNFYGRLLEVKEDHKTIATGKEAWAVAQSKIAHTLTILKEIAHLEKKEIGAINYALERLRLKQRKLELKNELDDAAKQEIAAETAGYEAQYKQYQVQLAELYKQTRRDSLVATTDSGKQVEISLAKVVRAFQPNAMSLFDKVVHYGTKLVEFLTEDPREANTEGGIFPAIFGTVMMVMMMSVIVTPFGVIAAVYLREYAKQGFTTRLIRIAVNNLAGVPSVVYGVFGLGFFVYILGGNIDQLFFPESAPAPVFGTPGLLWASITLALLTLPVVIVSTEEGLARIPSSIREGSLALGATKLETLWLTVLPMASPAMMTGLILAVARAAGEVAPLMLVGVVKLAPTLPLDGNFPFLHLDRKFMHLGFHIYDVGFQSPNVEAARPLVYATALLLVLVIIGLNLAAIVIRNNLREKYRALEG, encoded by the coding sequence ATGATTAGATTATGGTTTAAAAGCGGAGCCCCCTGGATATGGCTTAATGCTGCGGCAGTCAGTATTTGTATGATTATGGTCGTTGGGGTTTTGGGGTTGGTGGTTGTCCGTGGGGTAGGTCATTTTTGGCCATCTCAAGTGGTCCAGTTTAGTTATCAGGAAGAGGGTAAACAACCTGAGATAATTATTGGTGAAAAAGTTGATAGTAGCGTAACACCTGCCAAAATGGCACTATCAACGGGTCATAAAATGGCTGATGATGAAGAAACCTTGATACAGTATTTAATTAAAACCGGTAATCGTGATGTTACGGGTAGTGATTTTCAATGGATAGAAGAACGTAATATAACAGCCCAGAGTGAGCCGCTTGATCTGATGGTCATCGAGCGTCAGGAGTGGGGTAATTTTTATGGGCGGTTACTGGAAGTTAAAGAAGACCACAAAACTATTGCTACCGGAAAAGAGGCGTGGGCGGTTGCGCAGAGTAAGATAGCCCATACTTTAACGATTTTAAAGGAAATAGCGCATTTAGAAAAAAAGGAAATTGGCGCAATCAACTATGCTTTGGAACGCTTAAGACTTAAACAAAGAAAGTTGGAATTAAAAAACGAACTGGATGACGCTGCCAAACAAGAGATTGCCGCAGAAACGGCCGGTTATGAAGCGCAATACAAGCAATATCAAGTACAGCTGGCCGAGTTATATAAGCAGACAAGACGCGATAGTCTGGTTGCTACCACCGACAGCGGCAAACAAGTGGAAATTTCGTTAGCCAAGGTGGTTAGGGCTTTTCAGCCTAATGCCATGAGTTTGTTTGATAAGGTGGTTCACTATGGCACCAAACTGGTTGAATTTTTAACCGAAGACCCTCGTGAAGCCAATACCGAAGGCGGTATTTTTCCGGCTATATTCGGTACCGTGATGATGGTTATGATGATGTCGGTTATTGTTACGCCATTTGGTGTGATTGCGGCCGTCTATCTGCGTGAATATGCCAAACAAGGTTTTACGACACGATTGATCAGGATTGCTGTTAACAACCTTGCCGGTGTGCCATCGGTTGTTTATGGGGTATTTGGTTTGGGGTTTTTTGTGTACATTTTGGGCGGTAACATTGATCAGTTATTTTTCCCTGAGTCCGCGCCGGCACCCGTTTTCGGTACGCCGGGATTATTATGGGCTTCAATTACACTGGCCTTGTTAACCTTGCCGGTGGTCATCGTGTCAACTGAAGAAGGTTTGGCGCGTATTCCCAGTTCCATACGCGAAGGTAGTCTGGCTTTAGGCGCGACCAAGCTTGAGACTTTATGGCTTACGGTATTGCCGATGGCCAGTCCCGCGATGATGACCGGCTTGATTTTGGCGGTCGCGAGAGCGGCAGGAGAAGTCGCCCCGTTAATGTTGGTCGGTGTTGTTAAGCTGGCACCTACCTTGCCGCTGGATGGAAATTTTCCGTTTTTGCATTTAGACAGAAAGTTTATGCATTTAGGGTTTCATATTTATGATGTTGGTTTTCAAAGCCCTAATGTTGAGGCGGCGAGGCCATTGGTTTATGCGACAGCATTATTACTGGTTTTGGTGATTATAGGGCTTAATCTGGCTGCCATTGTCATCAGAAATAATCTGCGAGAAAAATATCGCGCACTGGAAGGTTAA
- the pstB gene encoding phosphate ABC transporter ATP-binding protein PstB, giving the protein MSSVLRGKEESQHPNETCIKVENLNLFYGEKQALHGINMEMPKKKVTAYIGPSGCGKSTLLRCINRMNDLVDSAKIDGKILLDGENIYDKSVNVAALRRRVGMVFQKPNPFPKSIFENVAYGLRIQGVNDRRILEETVENALRGAALWDEMKDRLNDNALGMSGGQQQRLVIARAIAIEPEVLLLDEPASALDPISTLKIEELINELKEKYTIVIVTHNMQQAARVSDFTAFMYMGELIEIGTTSELFTNPSKKQTEDYITGRYG; this is encoded by the coding sequence ATGAGTTCAGTTTTGCGCGGTAAGGAAGAGTCGCAACACCCCAATGAAACTTGTATTAAAGTAGAAAACTTAAACCTGTTTTACGGTGAAAAACAGGCTTTACACGGCATTAACATGGAAATGCCCAAGAAAAAAGTAACCGCCTATATTGGCCCCAGTGGTTGTGGGAAATCTACGTTACTACGCTGTATTAACCGGATGAATGATCTGGTTGACAGCGCCAAAATTGACGGTAAGATTTTATTGGACGGTGAAAACATTTACGACAAGTCCGTTAATGTGGCAGCTTTGCGTAGACGTGTAGGCATGGTTTTTCAAAAACCTAACCCATTCCCTAAATCTATTTTTGAGAATGTCGCTTACGGCCTGCGGATTCAGGGTGTTAATGACAGACGGATACTGGAAGAAACTGTTGAAAATGCCTTGCGCGGTGCGGCGCTGTGGGATGAAATGAAGGATCGTCTGAATGACAATGCCTTGGGCATGTCAGGTGGACAACAACAACGCTTGGTTATTGCCCGGGCGATTGCAATAGAGCCTGAAGTATTATTACTGGATGAGCCGGCATCGGCTTTGGATCCTATTTCAACATTAAAAATTGAAGAATTAATCAACGAGCTTAAAGAAAAATATACTATTGTTATTGTTACGCATAACATGCAACAGGCAGCCCGTGTTTCTGATTTTACTGCCTTTATGTATATGGGTGAATTAATTGAAATAGGCACCACCAGCGAGTTGTTTACCAATCCTTCAAAAAAACAAACAGAAGATTATATCACCGGCCGCTATGGTTAA
- a CDS encoding zinc ribbon domain-containing protein, with product MICFLTCPKCQHELPVQSPICPHCGIVFEKYLKYHPEQTVQPDVQAPIVTIIEEEQTSSLAQLLFYNAQHSTWVSLLGRSIIFAGLGLWSWQLLSDSIESNAVGNSFLHLVNLPFHEAGHMLFRPFGAFITSLGGTLGQLLMPSICLVVLLFKTRDPFGASVALWWLGENFLDIAPYINDARAGQLPLLGGNFGHFAPYGFHDWQYLLTESGLLYHDHVLAKVAFATGSAIMLLALLWSGLWLVKGISCLAKA from the coding sequence ATGATCTGTTTTTTGACCTGTCCAAAGTGCCAACATGAGTTACCTGTTCAAAGCCCGATATGTCCTCATTGCGGCATCGTATTTGAAAAATATTTAAAATATCATCCTGAACAAACCGTCCAACCCGATGTTCAAGCGCCTATAGTGACGATAATTGAAGAAGAGCAAACCAGTTCACTGGCACAGTTGTTGTTTTATAATGCACAGCACAGTACATGGGTATCTTTGTTGGGCAGGTCGATTATTTTTGCCGGCCTTGGCCTGTGGAGTTGGCAGCTTTTAAGCGATTCTATCGAAAGCAATGCTGTTGGAAACTCTTTTCTGCACCTTGTTAATCTGCCTTTTCATGAGGCGGGGCATATGCTTTTCAGACCCTTTGGCGCCTTTATTACTTCTTTGGGTGGAACGCTTGGGCAACTATTAATGCCGTCGATTTGCCTGGTCGTGTTGTTGTTTAAAACCCGCGATCCTTTTGGCGCCTCTGTAGCATTATGGTGGCTTGGTGAAAATTTTCTGGATATAGCCCCGTATATTAACGATGCACGGGCAGGGCAGTTACCGTTGTTGGGTGGCAATTTTGGCCATTTTGCGCCTTATGGCTTTCATGACTGGCAATATCTGTTAACCGAGTCCGGTCTTTTGTACCATGATCATGTTCTGGCTAAAGTCGCCTTTGCAACGGGTTCTGCCATCATGTTATTGGCGTTGCTGTGGAGCGGACTCTGGTTGGTTAAGGGCATCAGTTGTCTTGCTAAGGCTTAA
- a CDS encoding nucleoside deaminase: MNHEYFMRKAIELALKVPQYPFGAVIVKRETGEIIAEGFNQSALNPTFHGEMVAINHCAELPQPMDWSELDLYTTAEPCTMCQSAIQWTGISTVYFGTSIPYLKEHNWRQINIRAAEVIAQTSFRHTTIVGGILEAECNALFDKAPKGTFHKHS; this comes from the coding sequence ATGAATCATGAATACTTTATGCGCAAAGCCATAGAACTGGCTTTAAAAGTGCCACAATATCCGTTTGGAGCAGTTATCGTAAAACGGGAAACCGGTGAGATTATTGCTGAAGGCTTTAATCAGTCGGCACTTAATCCAACTTTTCATGGTGAAATGGTGGCGATTAACCATTGTGCCGAATTACCGCAGCCAATGGATTGGAGCGAACTTGATCTGTATACAACGGCAGAGCCATGCACCATGTGTCAAAGTGCCATTCAGTGGACGGGCATTTCTACTGTTTACTTCGGGACGTCTATCCCGTATTTAAAGGAACATAATTGGCGGCAAATTAATATTCGTGCAGCTGAAGTAATCGCCCAAACCAGTTTTCGTCATACGACTATCGTTGGCGGTATTTTAGAAGCTGAATGTAATGCGCTATTTGACAAGGCACCAAAAGGTACATTTCATAAACACAGTTAG
- the phoU gene encoding phosphate signaling complex protein PhoU: MDNSKVGQHISEQFNRELEDIRNKVLMMGGLVERQIELAVEAYTTGNMELAELVIKQDDDVDALEVAIDQECTQILALRQPTAFDLRLLITVIKIIHEIERIGDKAERIAEMAIQLSGAESKSHHHELEHMAELVKGMVHDSLDAFARLTIDNVAEITALDEKVDREYDNILRQLITRMMEDPRNITRTLDVLWTVRALERIGDHACYICEHLIFLVNGEDVRHLSQEELEERVKIIR, from the coding sequence ATGGATAACAGTAAAGTAGGGCAGCATATATCCGAACAGTTTAATAGAGAACTTGAAGATATACGTAATAAAGTTTTAATGATGGGTGGCTTGGTCGAGCGGCAAATAGAGTTGGCTGTCGAGGCTTATACTACCGGTAATATGGAGTTGGCTGAACTGGTTATCAAGCAGGATGATGATGTTGATGCACTGGAAGTGGCTATTGATCAGGAATGCACCCAGATTTTAGCGTTAAGGCAACCAACGGCGTTTGATTTAAGGCTGTTGATTACGGTCATTAAAATTATTCATGAGATTGAAAGAATCGGCGACAAAGCAGAACGTATTGCAGAAATGGCGATACAGTTATCAGGTGCCGAAAGCAAAAGCCATCATCATGAGTTGGAGCACATGGCTGAGCTGGTTAAGGGTATGGTGCATGATTCACTGGATGCCTTTGCACGATTGACTATAGATAACGTGGCTGAAATTACCGCTTTGGATGAAAAAGTTGATCGCGAATATGACAATATTCTTCGGCAGTTAATAACCAGAATGATGGAAGACCCCAGAAACATTACCCGAACTTTGGATGTACTCTGGACTGTTCGCGCACTGGAAAGAATTGGCGATCATGCCTGTTATATCTGCGAACATCTGATTTTTCTGGTTAATGGCGAAGATGTACGCCATTTGAGTCAGGAAGAATTGGAAGAAAGAGTTAAAATTATCAGATAG